The following are from one region of the Prevotella communis genome:
- a CDS encoding phosphoglycerate kinase produces MTINEFNFAGKKAIVRVDFNVPLDENGKITDDTRIRGALPTLKKILADGGAVIIMSHMGKPKGKVDMKKSLGQIREAVEKALGVPVAFAPDCAKAADAAKALKMGEALLLENLRFYPEEEGKPVGIDKEDPKYDEAKKAMKASQKEFAKTLASYADCYVMDAFGTAHRKHASTAVIADYFDANNKMLGLLMEKEVQAVDAVLSNIKRPFVAIMGGSKVSSKIGIIENLLGKVDKLILCGGMTYTFAKAHNGEIGDSIVELDKLDVALGVEELAKKNGVELVLGSDCTATNGLDFGTMTVKEGAEIITCPANKVPAGFEGVDAGPESQKAFAEAIKGAKTILWNGPAGVFECDAFTAGSRAIGDAIAEATKNGAFSLIGGGDSVACVNKFGLADQVSYISTGGGALLEAIEGKVLPGVAAIKGE; encoded by the coding sequence ATGACAATCAACGAATTCAACTTTGCCGGTAAGAAGGCAATCGTACGTGTAGATTTCAACGTACCCCTCGATGAGAATGGTAAGATCACAGACGACACCCGTATCCGCGGTGCCCTGCCTACCCTGAAGAAGATTCTGGCTGATGGTGGTGCTGTCATCATCATGAGCCACATGGGTAAGCCCAAAGGAAAGGTTGACATGAAGAAGAGTCTGGGTCAGATCCGCGAGGCTGTAGAGAAGGCTCTGGGTGTTCCCGTTGCTTTCGCTCCCGACTGCGCTAAGGCTGCTGATGCTGCCAAGGCTCTGAAGATGGGCGAGGCTCTGCTGCTCGAGAACCTGCGTTTCTATCCAGAGGAAGAGGGTAAGCCCGTAGGTATCGACAAGGAAGATCCAAAATATGACGAGGCTAAGAAGGCTATGAAGGCCAGCCAGAAGGAGTTCGCTAAGACCCTCGCTTCTTACGCTGACTGCTACGTGATGGATGCCTTCGGTACAGCTCACCGCAAGCACGCTTCTACCGCTGTTATCGCTGACTATTTCGATGCTAACAACAAGATGTTGGGTCTGCTGATGGAGAAAGAGGTTCAGGCTGTTGACGCCGTTCTCTCAAACATCAAGCGTCCTTTCGTTGCCATCATGGGTGGTTCTAAGGTATCTTCTAAGATTGGTATCATCGAGAACCTGCTTGGCAAGGTTGACAAGCTCATCCTCTGCGGTGGTATGACCTACACCTTCGCTAAGGCTCACAACGGCGAGATTGGCGACTCTATCGTAGAGCTCGACAAGCTGGATGTTGCTCTGGGTGTTGAGGAGCTCGCTAAGAAGAACGGCGTAGAGCTCGTTCTGGGTTCTGACTGCACAGCTACCAACGGTCTCGACTTCGGTACTATGACTGTGAAGGAAGGTGCTGAGATTATCACCTGCCCTGCCAACAAGGTTCCCGCTGGTTTCGAGGGTGTTGACGCAGGTCCTGAGAGCCAGAAAGCATTCGCAGAGGCTATCAAGGGTGCAAAGACCATTCTGTGGAACGGTCCTGCCGGTGTCTTCGAGTGCGACGCCTTCACCGCTGGTTCACGTGCCATTGGCGACGCTATCGCTGAAGCTACAAAGAATGGTGCTTTCTCACTGATTGGTGGTGGCGACTCTGTAGCTTGTGTCAACAAGTTCGGTCTGGCCGACCAGGTATCTTACATCTCTACTGGTGGTGGTGCTCTTCTCGAGGCCATCGAGGGTAAGGTGCTTCCCGGTGTAGCAGCTATCAAGGGTGAATAA
- the hsdR gene encoding EcoAI/FtnUII family type I restriction enzme subunit R, with protein sequence MNEAQTRFNKIDPKLRDAGWGIVPGSNILVEQSAYIAPGRITTTGNKNPKKADYILEYKGIKLAVIEAKSDEKDVSEGVAQAKLYADALKIRYTYSTNGDEIWFIDMGIKDGKGEYIIPSKEYDIENFPTPQDLWQMTFPEENPWRDKFNLCALNRSGGRQPRYYQEIAIKNVLEAVAKQRNRILLTMATGTGKTYTAFQICWKLTQTKWNTKGVERAPRILFIADRNILANQAINDFDQFPEDAMCRVTPKELKKNNYKVPTARNLYFTIFQTMMTSPNAQKAEEQGISLPEGSNDQPYYMQYERDFFDFIIIDECHRGGANDESEWRKLMEYFDSAYQLGMTATPRRKDNANTYAYFGEPVYSYSLKQGIEDGFLVPFRVDISTSNIDDYKWEEGDIVKSGEIDPEKVYSESDFYNGRIQIKERDEHRVKEFLNKIDPDEKSIIFCATQKHAMIVRDMVNKHKKRPANNYCERVTADDGEVGEATLRTFQDNEKLLPTILTTSYKLSTGVDARNVRNIVLMRPVQNMVEFKQIIGRGTRLFDKKYYFTIYDFVGACNMFKDPDWDGDTYCPICGNWPCTCMKKKPGESPETPHVARDHWVCPVCGNLPCTCEGPKTNLIEVKLSTGRKLSLETTWEQKIFFGDEFVNLDEYVKKLFGRIPEFFSDADDLREKWSNPETREKLLQTLDEAGFAEEKLLLLKNMLKMQKCDLLDVLEYIAYNSTPIERAKRVELVKKQYVDALNKEQREFDDLILEYYASNGFRELGSDKLKTFINIKFNSMRDAKEKLNMSVSDIRAHYFELQRRLYSA encoded by the coding sequence ATGAACGAAGCGCAGACACGATTTAACAAGATAGACCCCAAGCTGAGGGATGCAGGTTGGGGAATAGTTCCAGGAAGTAATATTCTTGTGGAGCAGAGTGCTTATATTGCGCCAGGTCGCATCACTACTACTGGTAATAAGAACCCGAAGAAGGCAGATTATATTCTTGAATATAAGGGTATTAAACTGGCTGTGATTGAGGCAAAGAGCGACGAAAAAGACGTGTCTGAAGGTGTGGCTCAAGCCAAGCTCTATGCCGATGCCCTGAAAATTCGCTATACCTATAGCACCAATGGCGATGAGATTTGGTTCATCGATATGGGTATCAAGGACGGCAAAGGAGAGTATATCATTCCCAGCAAGGAATATGATATAGAGAATTTTCCAACGCCGCAGGACTTGTGGCAGATGACCTTCCCTGAAGAGAATCCTTGGCGAGACAAGTTCAATCTTTGTGCCCTGAATCGTAGTGGTGGTCGTCAGCCTCGCTACTATCAGGAGATTGCTATCAAGAATGTGCTGGAGGCTGTGGCTAAGCAGCGCAATCGTATCTTGCTGACAATGGCTACGGGTACAGGTAAGACCTATACGGCTTTCCAAATCTGTTGGAAACTGACGCAAACGAAATGGAACACCAAGGGCGTAGAACGTGCGCCAAGAATCCTGTTTATTGCCGATAGAAACATTCTTGCCAATCAGGCTATCAACGACTTTGACCAGTTCCCAGAGGATGCGATGTGTCGTGTGACACCAAAGGAGCTGAAGAAGAATAACTACAAGGTTCCAACAGCCCGCAACCTTTACTTCACCATCTTCCAAACGATGATGACGTCACCCAATGCCCAGAAAGCAGAGGAGCAGGGCATCTCGTTGCCAGAAGGTTCAAATGACCAGCCATACTACATGCAGTATGAGCGTGATTTCTTCGACTTCATCATTATCGATGAGTGTCATAGAGGTGGAGCCAATGATGAAAGCGAATGGAGAAAGCTGATGGAGTATTTCGATAGTGCTTATCAGCTGGGTATGACTGCCACACCAAGAAGAAAGGATAATGCCAACACCTATGCCTACTTTGGGGAGCCTGTATATAGCTATTCTCTGAAACAAGGTATTGAAGATGGCTTCCTTGTTCCGTTCCGTGTAGACATCTCTACGAGTAACATTGATGACTACAAGTGGGAAGAAGGCGACATCGTGAAGAGTGGAGAGATAGACCCGGAAAAGGTTTACTCGGAGTCGGATTTCTATAATGGCAGAATCCAGATTAAGGAGCGTGACGAGCATCGTGTGAAAGAGTTCCTGAATAAGATTGATCCAGACGAAAAGAGTATTATATTCTGTGCTACTCAGAAGCATGCCATGATAGTGCGTGATATGGTGAACAAGCACAAGAAGAGACCTGCAAACAACTATTGTGAACGTGTGACTGCTGACGATGGCGAGGTGGGGGAAGCAACTTTGAGAACGTTCCAGGACAATGAAAAACTGTTGCCCACAATCCTGACCACATCATATAAACTGAGCACAGGGGTTGATGCCCGCAATGTGCGCAACATCGTATTGATGCGCCCTGTTCAGAATATGGTGGAGTTTAAGCAGATTATTGGTCGTGGTACTCGCTTGTTTGATAAGAAGTATTATTTCACGATTTATGACTTTGTAGGTGCATGTAACATGTTCAAAGATCCTGATTGGGATGGCGATACCTATTGTCCAATTTGTGGCAACTGGCCTTGCACGTGCATGAAGAAGAAACCTGGGGAATCGCCTGAGACACCTCACGTGGCAAGAGACCACTGGGTTTGTCCGGTATGCGGTAATCTGCCTTGTACATGCGAAGGTCCCAAAACAAATCTGATAGAAGTTAAGTTGTCAACGGGAAGAAAGCTGTCTCTTGAAACAACATGGGAACAGAAAATATTCTTTGGCGATGAGTTCGTTAATCTTGATGAATATGTCAAGAAACTCTTTGGAAGAATTCCCGAATTCTTCTCTGATGCAGATGACCTCAGAGAAAAATGGTCAAATCCCGAAACTCGTGAGAAATTGCTGCAAACATTGGATGAGGCTGGCTTTGCTGAAGAAAAACTCTTGCTCTTGAAGAATATGCTGAAAATGCAGAAATGCGATTTGCTGGATGTGCTGGAGTATATTGCTTACAACTCTACGCCTATTGAGAGGGCTAAGCGAGTGGAGCTTGTGAAGAAGCAGTATGTTGATGCCTTGAACAAGGAGCAGCGAGAGTTTGATGATTTGATTCTGGAATACTATGCCAGCAATGGTTTTAGGGAACTTGGTTCGGATAAATTGAAGACGTTTATCAACATCAAGTTTAATTCCATGAGGGATGCAAAGGAAAAATTAAATATGTCTGTTTCCGATATACGAGCACACTACTTCGAGTTACAGCGAAGATTGTATAGTGCATAG
- a CDS encoding DUF6364 family protein, with amino-acid sequence MEVAINSQLYQQASNYAQQQGLNITSVIENFLMRFVGASKNTTEQAVPDVVQSLLGAGEKVAEDDLNAREAYYKFLEEKYK; translated from the coding sequence ATGGAAGTAGCTATTAATTCACAACTTTATCAGCAGGCTTCAAACTATGCTCAACAACAGGGACTGAACATCACCTCAGTTATTGAGAATTTTCTGATGCGTTTTGTTGGAGCCAGCAAAAACACTACAGAGCAGGCCGTTCCTGATGTAGTGCAGAGCTTGCTGGGAGCTGGAGAAAAAGTTGCCGAAGATGATTTGAACGCTCGTGAAGCGTATTACAAATTCTTGGAGGAGAAGTACAAATGA
- a CDS encoding PIN domain-containing protein encodes MTRLFLDTNIVVDVLERREPFCHDAVRLFTMAYNKKVQLIVSPMTYSTASFLLRKNGPEGVRNLLSNFRQLSRVATTNERTVDDSLASQFKDFEDAMQYYTAIKAKADVIITRNGKDFTASKLPVMTATEYLATIED; translated from the coding sequence ATGACACGTCTTTTTTTAGATACTAATATTGTAGTAGACGTGTTGGAGCGTCGTGAGCCATTTTGTCACGATGCTGTACGTTTGTTCACTATGGCTTATAATAAGAAGGTACAGCTCATTGTATCACCAATGACATATTCGACCGCCTCCTTCTTACTTCGTAAAAATGGTCCAGAAGGCGTTCGCAATCTGTTGTCGAATTTCCGCCAGCTTTCACGTGTTGCAACGACTAACGAACGAACAGTTGATGACTCGTTGGCTTCGCAGTTCAAGGATTTTGAAGATGCTATGCAATATTACACAGCTATCAAAGCCAAAGCTGACGTCATCATAACACGCAACGGAAAGGATTTTACTGCCTCAAAACTTCCTGTAATGACCGCAACCGAATATCTTGCAACTATTGAAGATTAG